The following proteins come from a genomic window of Synechococcus sp. BIOS-E4-1:
- a CDS encoding helix-turn-helix domain-containing protein, whose amino-acid sequence MTDAIADQPYRAQGIPMPWPGLMGYKRTLSDFDLSVPAQATLATLVIGKEALLERHAQHGGGPLMLKRWEGTNQLEVQVELRRRLQQQLNDLVERDQDTWKPEEPDQLIDTVIGCFEAQNSQTMHIATREDRHQAAIELLHWCANNTSKSLSMNALSAELNQSRTSLFKGARKHFACTPLELQRSIRMDRIGQLLLNPSRRRELGLNGVGAIASAVGFTSRSHFARRYQQQYGEPPQATLNRSRDATDT is encoded by the coding sequence TTGACGGACGCCATAGCGGATCAGCCGTACCGCGCCCAGGGAATTCCCATGCCTTGGCCAGGCTTGATGGGCTACAAACGAACGCTGAGCGATTTCGATCTCAGCGTGCCTGCCCAGGCAACACTGGCAACTTTGGTGATCGGCAAGGAAGCCTTGCTGGAACGCCATGCACAGCATGGAGGTGGACCGCTGATGCTGAAGCGCTGGGAGGGCACCAATCAGCTGGAAGTGCAGGTGGAACTGCGACGCCGCCTGCAGCAGCAACTCAACGATCTGGTGGAACGAGATCAGGACACCTGGAAACCCGAAGAACCCGATCAGCTGATCGACACTGTGATTGGCTGCTTTGAAGCGCAAAACAGCCAAACCATGCACATCGCCACACGGGAGGATCGCCATCAAGCCGCGATCGAGTTGCTGCACTGGTGTGCCAACAACACAAGCAAGTCGCTGTCCATGAATGCGCTCTCAGCCGAGCTGAATCAATCTCGGACATCACTGTTTAAAGGAGCCAGGAAACACTTCGCCTGCACCCCTCTTGAGCTGCAACGATCGATCCGCATGGACAGGATTGGCCAACTACTGCTCAATCCAAGCCGACGCCGTGAGCTGGGGCTGAATGGCGTCGGAGCGATCGCATCGGCCGTGGGATTTACCAGCCGCAGCCACTTTGCACGGCGATACCAGCAGCAGTACGGCGAACCCCCACAAGCCACCCTGAACCGCAGCCGCGATGCGACGGACACCTGA
- a CDS encoding helix-turn-helix domain-containing protein codes for MNALSAELNQSRTSLFKGARKHFACTPLELQRSIRMDRIGQLLLNPSRRRELGLNGVGAIASAVGFTSRSHFARRYQQQYGEPPQATLNRIEAPNTINAGEPP; via the coding sequence ATGAATGCGCTCTCAGCCGAGCTGAATCAATCTCGGACATCACTGTTTAAAGGAGCCAGGAAACACTTCGCCTGCACCCCTCTTGAGCTGCAACGATCGATCCGCATGGACAGGATTGGCCAACTACTGCTCAATCCAAGCCGACGCCGTGAGCTGGGGCTGAATGGCGTCGGAGCGATCGCATCGGCCGTGGGATTTACCAGCCGCAGCCACTTTGCACGGCGATACCAGCAGCAGTACGGCGAACCCCCACAAGCCACCCTGAACCGGATCGAAGCTCCTAACACAATCAATGCAGGAGAGCCCCCTTAA
- a CDS encoding cadherin domain-containing protein: MEGRAFEEAGNQSNLKGDTTDDWYGTAVCLSKDGSTMAVGVPQAAGGGTHRGQIRIYKRSGENWNLIDTINGTDTQDRYGHAVALSADGTILAIGASHFDNGTKTNAGHVRTFQYDGTSYTEYASNHEIKGGTEGEAFGKSVALSADGKVLVVGASNFDHSSKKDVGLVRIFRLSDSNKWNQEKWHRGDTADGHVGAAVDISADGDTVAFGGYGNTGNDKEDGRIYLYRYNSSKKQWLKHGRGIDGVAEYDRRGYSISISGDGTVVAAGSPQNDDAGSNKGRVDIYEVQEGGGLQPLGSPIYGEANDDQSGIAVSLSDNGKRVAIAAHLNDGGGTNAGHVRLYEFIDGSWQQQGIDLDGPTQHNFRNNEDTAISLSGDGTYLAIGSPASHDSAPSVEGTVRVLKFHDSVTPNLSSIQTSIDGEKIIVKFSENLSADLPSSSQFSVKVDGTTRAITEIEANGPSIELTLNQAIKSSDTNIQISYSDASGDDSAAVQDYSGNDASSFSNQSVTNLSIIDLSSRFLVDKYGNKFAEYGYAKVGPAFQKIDLNLPGGFSSPLVFSNVVSRNEQDPVATRLHAVKKSSFQVQLDEPKYYGTSQGKSFHTDEIISYFVIETGKHELVDEKIFLANSEGQKRHPSNPSTKSSSWSGTIPFSGADFSDIPVLFGQSQTHNGSDFITTRTKNVSSTGFQYSFQEAEHKGGHPAKEIFAWMAYSGGKSNSGGIDLEGQALGKVFTHKPKEQTFLNTYASTPFLLAGLRTFEGSDPAFSRVHNLNTSTFSVGIQEDTSSDGEVTHSSNESIHYLAIGTSTPPSIQSATESFAENTDTTSQVKVIDLQDSNTLKDESPDGEAISYSIKSGDTTLFAINDSTGVITIKAGASLDYETATSYSLTISAQAGNASTEAVITVNITPFNDNDVVLSDNNSSQNTVAENSSAGTPVGVTALGADADRGVSISSYALTDDAGGLFAINSSTGVVSVKGTIDYESKQSHTITVKATSSDSSAATKDITIAVTDVNDNTLSVADSNSATNTIAENATAGDGVGVKALGTDADHGTTIAYDFTSNPSNLFAIDASTGVITLAAGKALDFESAQSHTVTIRATSTDTNGDTSTASKTISINVTDVDDNALSVADSNSATNTIAENATTGDGVGVKALGTDADHGTTIAYDFTSNPSDLFAIDASTGVITLAAGKALDFESAQSHTVKVRATSTDTNGDTSTASKTISINVTDVDDNALSVADSNSATNTIAENATTGDGVGVKALGTDADHGTTIAYDFTSNPSDLFAIDASTGVITLAAGKALDFESAQSHTVKVRATSTDTNGDTSTASKTISINVTDVDDNALSVADSNSATNTIAENATTGDGVGVKALGTDADHGTSIAYDFTSNPSNLFAIDASTGVITLAAGKALDFESAQSHTVTVRATSTDTNGDTSTASKTISINVTDVDDNALSVADSNSATNTIAENATTGDGVGVKALGTDADHGTSIAYDFTSNPSNLFAIDASTGVITLAAGKALDFESAQSHTVTVRATSTDTNGDTSTASKTISINVTDVDDNALSVADSNSATNTIAENATTGDGVGVKALGTDADHGTSIAYDFTSNPSNLFAIDASTGVITLAAGKALDFESAQSHTVTVRATSTDTNSDTSTATKDITINVTDVDEFAPTLSDGDSTANTVAENATTGTTVGITAKGSDGDAGTSFAYAFASDGNRGVLFDLNATTGVVTLAGSLDYETATSHSIKVVGTATGPKGGTQTTEKTFQVDVGNINDNDPALTAQNIDVLDSVSAGTELVDLSDSNTSKDTDLDGDSIKYSITSGNESNLFAINETTGKISVATDKSLDYDKSDQHILGITATDSGNKTGTAEITIDVQDSNTAPNAVDDAISLNEDSSIDSSASSGIIQSNDSDAESDSLTIHRFYLGESTETNATEGILGQAINGNYGLLTLNTDGSYQYSADNANALRSGETAVDSFHYVLTDNKLTQTADIQFTINGINDAPYIVDATKKKKYTEKQGAVTIIDGSLDIVDPDDTDIESASIKFTPDTYQASEDQLGFTNAYGIVHNWNSSTGELSLTGSTSLSNYISALETVTYTNTDNTNPVIGERKIEWQVNDGDTNSIAITSIVDVGGTNDAPESIDEAVAVEAGSTISTESKAKLLANDTDPEGDSLTIEQFRLGTEQQSNVAFQPGKTLTGQYGRMTIESDGSYSYTADQTTSKRLLTGETRTETFTYTVSDSQDTDTGEIAITITGLNDSPVATNDAFEVEEDSSKFRPTVQGLLANDSDVDGDSLSISTVRTGAEVSSQSSNTSSTGSSSSSDEIGNTSIQSSNTSSTGSNSSSDEIGNTSIQSSNTSSTGSNSSSDETGNTSIQSSNAKIVSRAATGTYGIIAINEDGSYRYTANQETADTLDAGDQVSDLFTYTLSDGENTDTAEIDIKVVGVNDAPTLQGITPGDIKDQENSSFLNTSNLSGQLSGTDADASAVLNYGISGNSGSTASGNYGTLSLNRSTGAYEYIPTTAVIEALNQGESVSDSFELFVSDGSLTATRSFQVNITGANDAVSGGPGGSGGGSGSGGRHSDSSSSQNNINPAQPLATPSELVRNNDDTGFRVTGESGVWIQLEVLRNNSDWQNSLQIVNADGEAMGSIGATRDSTNMGQTELFLSGGSEIKFHQSSHNQKLIQSPDLQIDSQLDNSFMLHLEDTDNQERDYDDLSLKITTSQQSQNINAFKLASEQDHVNDSILNMTDLNPGATKLRLTLKSDCGDTNRVAFVKLTADDVNGFTVDGIASSDENTFEAAVRDSLINPDNTEILMSGEKTTQIDWTFNQADEGFYAPVFINQETDRLFTFGITSTTDNQGSIKNLGSNFFGYEDTISSPSSDWDFNDITMLVEMI; this comes from the coding sequence GTGGAAGGCAGGGCCTTCGAAGAAGCTGGTAATCAAAGCAACCTGAAAGGCGACACCACAGATGATTGGTATGGCACTGCAGTCTGCCTATCAAAAGATGGCAGCACAATGGCTGTCGGCGTGCCACAAGCAGCCGGAGGTGGAACACATAGAGGTCAAATTCGTATTTACAAGCGGAGTGGAGAAAATTGGAATCTCATTGACACGATTAACGGTACAGATACTCAAGATCGATATGGCCATGCCGTGGCCCTGTCAGCCGACGGAACGATTCTTGCGATAGGAGCCAGTCATTTTGATAACGGAACTAAAACAAATGCTGGGCATGTCCGCACATTTCAATATGACGGCACAAGCTATACAGAATATGCCAGCAACCACGAAATCAAAGGGGGCACTGAAGGCGAGGCATTTGGAAAATCGGTTGCATTATCAGCCGACGGCAAAGTACTCGTCGTCGGGGCATCTAATTTTGATCACAGCTCAAAGAAGGATGTTGGACTTGTCAGAATTTTCCGCCTCAGTGATTCCAACAAGTGGAACCAGGAGAAATGGCACCGCGGCGATACAGCCGACGGCCACGTTGGCGCAGCCGTCGACATCTCTGCAGATGGCGACACGGTAGCTTTCGGTGGTTATGGAAATACTGGAAATGATAAAGAGGATGGGAGGATTTATCTATATCGCTACAACAGCAGCAAAAAGCAATGGCTTAAACATGGTCGCGGTATTGATGGAGTCGCTGAATATGATCGGCGAGGATATTCAATCTCCATCTCAGGTGATGGCACAGTTGTAGCGGCTGGATCACCGCAAAATGACGACGCCGGTAGCAATAAAGGCCGGGTTGATATTTATGAGGTCCAGGAAGGAGGAGGCCTGCAACCTCTTGGCTCGCCCATCTATGGAGAAGCCAATGATGATCAATCAGGTATTGCCGTAAGCCTTTCCGATAATGGCAAGCGAGTTGCGATTGCAGCCCACCTCAATGATGGTGGCGGCACCAATGCAGGCCATGTTCGGCTCTACGAGTTCATTGATGGCTCATGGCAACAGCAAGGAATTGACCTTGATGGGCCAACTCAACACAATTTTAGAAATAACGAAGATACAGCGATCAGTCTGTCGGGAGATGGCACCTATCTGGCGATTGGATCTCCGGCTTCCCATGACTCAGCTCCAAGTGTCGAAGGAACAGTTCGCGTCCTCAAGTTCCATGACAGCGTCACACCCAACCTGAGCTCCATTCAAACCTCAATTGACGGTGAAAAGATCATTGTCAAATTCAGCGAAAACCTTTCGGCAGACCTACCAAGCAGCAGCCAATTCAGCGTTAAGGTCGATGGAACAACTAGAGCAATCACGGAGATTGAGGCCAATGGCCCAAGCATTGAACTAACCCTGAATCAAGCGATTAAGAGCAGCGATACCAACATTCAAATTAGTTACAGCGACGCGAGCGGCGATGATAGTGCTGCGGTTCAGGATTACAGCGGCAATGACGCAAGCTCATTTAGCAACCAATCGGTCACCAATCTCTCCATCATTGACCTCAGCAGCAGATTCTTAGTTGATAAATACGGGAATAAATTTGCCGAGTACGGCTACGCCAAAGTTGGGCCCGCTTTTCAAAAGATAGACCTCAATCTTCCAGGAGGCTTCTCATCGCCTCTGGTCTTCAGCAATGTTGTCAGCCGCAATGAGCAAGACCCGGTTGCAACAAGGCTACATGCTGTCAAAAAAAGCTCCTTCCAAGTACAACTTGACGAACCAAAGTACTACGGAACTTCCCAAGGAAAGAGTTTTCACACTGACGAAATCATCAGCTACTTTGTTATAGAAACTGGCAAGCATGAACTCGTCGATGAAAAGATCTTTCTAGCAAATTCAGAAGGGCAAAAGAGACATCCCAGCAATCCCTCTACAAAATCAAGTAGCTGGTCAGGCACGATCCCATTTAGTGGTGCAGATTTCAGCGATATTCCTGTTCTCTTTGGTCAGTCACAAACGCATAACGGTTCAGATTTCATCACCACACGAACCAAAAATGTCAGTTCAACAGGTTTTCAATACAGCTTCCAGGAAGCAGAGCACAAAGGCGGCCACCCTGCCAAGGAAATCTTTGCCTGGATGGCCTACTCGGGCGGCAAGAGCAACAGTGGTGGCATTGATCTTGAAGGTCAAGCACTAGGCAAGGTCTTTACCCACAAGCCCAAAGAGCAAACATTCCTCAACACCTATGCATCAACTCCCTTCTTACTCGCCGGACTACGCACATTTGAAGGCTCAGACCCAGCCTTTAGCCGCGTTCATAATCTCAACACCAGCACCTTTAGCGTTGGCATTCAAGAAGACACTTCAAGCGATGGCGAGGTAACGCATAGCAGCAACGAAAGTATCCACTACTTAGCCATTGGCACCAGTACTCCACCAAGCATCCAGTCAGCAACCGAGAGCTTTGCTGAAAACACCGACACAACATCTCAGGTCAAAGTCATTGACCTGCAGGATTCCAACACCCTCAAAGATGAGAGTCCAGATGGTGAAGCAATTAGCTACAGCATCAAGTCAGGCGATACGACATTATTTGCCATCAACGACTCAACGGGCGTCATCACAATCAAAGCCGGTGCCAGCCTGGATTACGAAACAGCAACCAGCTATTCACTCACCATCAGTGCCCAAGCCGGCAATGCATCAACAGAAGCGGTTATCACAGTCAATATCACCCCATTCAATGACAATGACGTTGTCCTAAGTGATAACAATAGCAGTCAAAACACAGTCGCAGAAAATTCGTCTGCTGGAACGCCTGTCGGAGTCACAGCCTTAGGAGCTGATGCTGACCGCGGCGTATCGATCAGCTCCTATGCACTAACCGACGATGCTGGTGGTCTTTTTGCCATCAACTCCTCCACCGGAGTTGTCTCCGTTAAAGGAACGATTGACTACGAGAGCAAGCAATCACACACGATCACGGTCAAAGCCACATCCTCCGATAGCTCGGCAGCGACCAAAGACATCACCATTGCCGTCACTGACGTTAATGACAACACCCTCTCGGTAGCTGACAGCAATTCAGCCACTAACACCATTGCTGAAAATGCCACTGCTGGTGATGGCGTTGGTGTCAAAGCTCTCGGCACTGATGCTGATCACGGCACCACCATTGCCTACGACTTCACTTCCAACCCCAGCAATCTCTTTGCCATCGATGCCTCAACTGGCGTCATCACCCTCGCTGCTGGCAAAGCGCTCGATTTCGAATCTGCCCAGTCCCATACCGTCACGATTCGTGCCACTTCCACCGACACCAACGGCGATACATCAACTGCCAGCAAAACAATCTCCATCAACGTCACCGATGTTGATGACAACGCCCTCTCCGTAGCCGACAGCAATTCAGCCACCAACACCATTGCTGAAAATGCCACGACTGGTGATGGCGTTGGTGTCAAAGCTCTCGGCACTGATGCTGATCACGGCACCACCATTGCCTACGACTTCACTTCCAACCCCAGCGACCTCTTTGCCATCGATGCCTCAACTGGCGTCATCACCCTCGCTGCTGGCAAAGCGCTCGATTTCGAATCTGCCCAGTCCCACACCGTCAAAGTTCGTGCCACTTCCACCGACACCAACGGCGATACATCAACTGCCAGCAAAACAATCTCCATCAACGTCACCGATGTTGATGACAACGCCCTCTCCGTAGCCGACAGCAATTCAGCCACCAACACCATTGCTGAAAATGCCACGACTGGTGATGGCGTTGGTGTCAAAGCTCTCGGCACTGATGCTGATCACGGCACCACCATTGCCTACGACTTCACTTCCAACCCCAGCGACCTCTTTGCCATCGATGCCTCAACTGGCGTCATCACCCTCGCTGCTGGCAAAGCGCTCGATTTCGAATCTGCCCAGTCCCACACCGTCAAAGTTCGTGCCACTTCCACCGACACCAACGGCGATACATCAACTGCCAGCAAAACAATCTCCATCAACGTCACCGATGTTGATGACAACGCCCTCTCCGTAGCCGACAGCAATTCAGCCACCAACACCATTGCGGAAAATGCCACGACTGGTGATGGCGTTGGTGTCAAAGCTCTCGGCACTGATGCTGATCACGGCACATCCATTGCCTACGACTTCACCTCCAACCCCAGCAACCTCTTTGCCATTGATGCCTCAACTGGCGTCATCACCCTCGCTGCTGGCAAAGCGCTCGATTTCGAATCTGCCCAGTCCCATACCGTCACGGTTCGTGCCACTTCCACCGACACCAACGGCGATACATCAACTGCCAGCAAAACAATCTCCATCAACGTCACCGATGTTGATGACAACGCCCTCTCCGTAGCCGACAGCAATTCAGCCACCAACACCATTGCGGAAAATGCCACGACTGGTGATGGCGTTGGTGTCAAAGCTCTCGGCACTGATGCTGATCACGGCACATCCATTGCCTACGACTTCACCTCCAACCCCAGCAACCTCTTTGCCATTGATGCCTCAACTGGCGTCATCACCCTCGCTGCTGGCAAAGCGCTCGATTTCGAATCTGCCCAGTCCCATACCGTCACGGTTCGTGCCACTTCCACCGACACCAACGGCGATACATCAACTGCCAGCAAAACAATCTCCATCAACGTCACCGATGTTGATGACAACGCCCTCTCCGTAGCCGACAGCAATTCAGCCACCAACACCATTGCGGAAAATGCCACGACTGGTGATGGCGTTGGTGTCAAAGCTCTCGGCACTGATGCTGATCACGGCACATCCATTGCCTACGACTTCACCTCCAACCCCAGCAACCTCTTTGCCATTGATGCCTCAACTGGCGTCATCACCCTCGCTGCTGGCAAAGCGCTCGATTTCGAATCTGCCCAGTCCCATACCGTCACGGTTCGTGCCACTTCCACCGACACCAACAGCGATACCTCAACCGCAACCAAAGACATCACCATCAACGTCACTGACGTTGATGAATTCGCTCCAACCCTGAGTGACGGTGATAGCACAGCCAACACAGTTGCAGAAAATGCAACGACTGGCACCACCGTTGGCATCACAGCAAAGGGCAGTGATGGCGATGCTGGAACCAGCTTTGCCTATGCCTTTGCCAGCGATGGCAACCGCGGCGTCTTATTTGACCTGAACGCAACAACTGGTGTTGTCACTCTCGCTGGAAGTCTGGACTACGAAACAGCAACCAGTCATTCAATCAAAGTGGTTGGCACCGCCACTGGCCCCAAAGGCGGCACCCAAACCACAGAAAAGACTTTCCAAGTCGACGTCGGCAATATCAACGACAATGACCCCGCCCTGACGGCTCAAAATATTGACGTTCTGGATTCAGTGAGTGCTGGAACAGAACTGGTCGATCTGAGTGATTCCAATACATCAAAGGACACCGACCTGGACGGTGATTCAATCAAATACTCCATCACATCAGGCAATGAAAGCAATCTCTTTGCCATCAATGAAACAACAGGAAAGATATCAGTAGCAACAGACAAGTCACTTGACTATGACAAATCAGATCAACATATCCTAGGCATCACAGCTACAGATAGCGGTAACAAGACAGGCACAGCAGAAATCACAATCGATGTTCAAGACTCCAACACAGCACCTAATGCGGTTGATGATGCCATCTCACTCAATGAAGACAGCAGCATTGATAGTTCTGCATCTAGTGGCATCATCCAAAGCAATGACAGCGATGCAGAAAGTGACTCACTAACTATTCACAGGTTCTACCTTGGCGAAAGCACAGAAACCAATGCAACTGAGGGGATTCTGGGTCAAGCCATCAACGGCAACTATGGCTTACTCACGCTCAATACAGATGGCTCTTATCAGTATTCAGCCGACAACGCTAATGCTCTAAGATCAGGTGAAACTGCCGTTGATTCGTTCCACTACGTCTTAACTGACAACAAACTGACACAAACAGCTGATATTCAGTTCACCATCAATGGAATCAATGATGCACCGTACATCGTTGATGCCACCAAAAAAAAGAAATACACCGAAAAACAAGGTGCTGTCACGATCATTGACGGAAGTTTAGATATTGTTGACCCCGACGATACAGACATTGAAAGCGCAAGCATCAAATTTACCCCAGACACCTACCAAGCATCTGAGGATCAACTTGGCTTCACCAATGCCTACGGAATTGTTCACAACTGGAATAGCTCAACAGGAGAGCTCTCTTTAACAGGCTCAACTTCTTTATCCAATTACATCTCAGCGCTCGAGACGGTCACCTACACCAATACTGATAATACTAATCCCGTCATTGGAGAGCGAAAAATTGAATGGCAAGTCAACGATGGTGATACCAACTCGATTGCCATCACTTCGATCGTCGATGTTGGCGGCACCAATGATGCACCCGAAAGTATTGATGAAGCCGTTGCAGTAGAAGCAGGTTCCACGATCTCAACGGAATCAAAAGCAAAGCTCTTAGCGAATGACACCGATCCAGAAGGGGATTCTCTGACGATTGAACAATTCCGTTTAGGCACAGAACAGCAAAGCAACGTTGCATTTCAACCAGGCAAAACACTGACAGGTCAATATGGAAGAATGACCATCGAATCTGATGGCTCCTACTCTTATACGGCCGACCAAACCACATCCAAACGTTTACTCACAGGCGAAACCCGCACCGAGACCTTTACATACACCGTCTCTGACTCTCAAGACACAGATACGGGTGAAATTGCCATCACCATTACCGGCCTCAACGACAGCCCAGTTGCCACCAATGATGCCTTCGAAGTTGAAGAAGACAGCTCAAAGTTTAGGCCCACTGTTCAGGGCTTGTTAGCCAACGATTCTGATGTTGACGGCGATTCCCTCTCAATCTCAACCGTACGAACAGGCGCTGAAGTATCAAGTCAATCATCCAATACAAGCTCAACAGGCAGCAGTTCCAGCTCAGATGAAATAGGCAATACTTCTATTCAATCATCCAATACAAGCTCAACGGGCAGCAATTCCAGCTCTGACGAAATAGGCAATACTTCTATCCAATCATCCAATACAAGCTCAACAGGCAGCAATTCCAGCTCAGATGAAACAGGCAATACTTCTATTCAATCATCCAATGCCAAAATAGTCAGTCGAGCAGCAACTGGCACCTATGGAATAATCGCAATTAATGAGGATGGCTCCTATCGCTATACGGCAAACCAAGAAACTGCAGATACACTGGATGCAGGCGATCAAGTCTCTGATTTATTTACTTACACACTAAGCGATGGCGAAAACACTGATACTGCTGAAATCGATATCAAAGTCGTAGGCGTTAATGATGCTCCGACTCTTCAAGGAATCACTCCAGGCGACATTAAAGATCAAGAAAACTCCTCATTTTTAAATACGAGCAACCTCTCAGGCCAGCTGTCCGGTACCGATGCTGATGCTTCTGCAGTCCTGAACTATGGAATCAGTGGAAACAGCGGATCAACAGCATCTGGAAATTACGGCACATTGAGCCTCAACCGCTCAACCGGAGCCTATGAATACATACCCACCACCGCTGTGATCGAAGCCCTCAACCAAGGTGAAAGCGTTTCCGATTCCTTTGAGCTGTTCGTTTCGGACGGCAGCCTCACAGCGACGAGATCCTTCCAGGTCAACATCACCGGCGCCAACGATGCCGTTAGCGGTGGCCCAGGAGGAAGTGGTGGTGGCAGTGGCAGTGGTGGTCGTCATAGCGACAGCAGCAGCAGCCAAAACAACATCAACCCTGCTCAACCACTTGCAACTCCCAGTGAACTGGTCAGAAACAACGATGACACTGGCTTCCGTGTTACGGGAGAAAGCGGTGTTTGGATCCAGCTGGAAGTTCTCAGAAACAACTCCGACTGGCAGAACAGCCTGCAAATCGTGAATGCTGATGGAGAAGCCATGGGATCCATTGGCGCCACCAGAGATTCCACCAACATGGGACAAACTGAACTCTTTCTCAGCGGCGGCAGTGAGATCAAATTCCATCAATCAAGCCATAATCAGAAACTCATTCAGTCCCCAGATCTGCAAATCGATTCGCAGCTCGACAACAGCTTCATGCTCCATCTTGAAGACACTGACAATCAAGAAAGGGATTACGACGATTTATCCTTAAAAATCACCACCTCTCAACAGTCCCAGAACATCAACGCTTTCAAACTCGCCTCAGAGCAAGATCACGTCAATGATTCAATCCTGAACATGACGGATCTCAATCCAGGTGCAACCAAACTTCGGTTGACCTTAAAAAGCGACTGCGGCGACACCAATCGAGTGGCTTTTGTCAAACTCACTGCTGACGATGTCAACGGATTCACCGTTGACGGAATTGCTTCGTCAGACGAAAATACCTTTGAAGCAGCAGTTCGTGACAGCCTGATCAACCCGGACAATACAGAGATCCTGATGAGCGGAGAAAAGACAACACAAATCGATTGGACATTTAATCAGGCTGACGAAGGTTTTTATGCTCCTGTTTTTATCAATCAGGAAACAGATCGTCTGTTCACATTCGGCATCACCAGCACGACGGACAACCAGGGCTCCATCAAAAACCTGGGCAGCAACTTCTTTGGATACGAAGACACAATCTCATCGCCAAGCTCGGACTGGGACTTCAACGACATCACCATGTTGGTGGAAATGATCTGA